One genomic region from Salinicola endophyticus encodes:
- the hemF gene encoding oxygen-dependent coproporphyrinogen oxidase translates to MAHSHLDSVKTYLLSLQDSLCDSLAALDGAKGFAEDSWERAEGGGGRSRVIEEGALFEKGGVNFSHVYGAELPASATAARPELAGRSFHAVGVSWVLHPRNPHIPTAHGNVRFFIADKPGEAPVWWFGGGFDLTPYYPYLEDAQHWHRVAQRACEPFGESVYPRFKAWCDDYFFLKHRNETRGVGGLFFDDLNEWPFEQCFAFQRAVGDSFLDAYLPIAERRRETPFGEREREYQSFRRGRYVEFNLVWDRGTLFGLQSGGRTESILMSMPPIARWEYQWTPEPGSPEARLLAYLKPHDWLNATQEPQPA, encoded by the coding sequence ATGGCACATTCGCATCTCGATAGCGTCAAGACCTACCTGCTCTCGCTGCAGGACTCCCTGTGTGATTCGCTCGCGGCGCTGGATGGCGCCAAGGGATTTGCCGAGGATAGCTGGGAGCGCGCCGAAGGCGGCGGGGGGCGCAGCCGGGTGATCGAGGAGGGCGCGCTGTTCGAGAAGGGTGGGGTCAACTTCTCCCATGTGTACGGCGCCGAGCTGCCCGCCTCGGCCACCGCCGCCCGCCCCGAGCTGGCCGGGCGCAGCTTCCACGCGGTGGGGGTCTCCTGGGTGCTGCATCCGCGCAACCCGCATATCCCCACCGCCCACGGCAACGTGCGCTTCTTCATCGCCGACAAGCCCGGCGAGGCGCCGGTGTGGTGGTTCGGCGGCGGCTTCGACCTGACCCCCTATTATCCCTACCTCGAAGACGCCCAGCACTGGCACCGTGTGGCGCAGCGCGCCTGCGAGCCGTTCGGGGAGTCGGTCTATCCGCGCTTCAAGGCGTGGTGCGACGACTACTTCTTCCTCAAGCACCGCAATGAGACTCGCGGCGTTGGTGGACTCTTTTTCGACGATCTCAACGAGTGGCCGTTCGAGCAGTGCTTCGCCTTCCAGCGCGCGGTCGGCGACAGCTTTCTCGATGCCTATCTGCCGATCGCCGAGCGCCGCCGCGAGACCCCCTTCGGCGAGCGCGAACGCGAGTATCAGTCGTTCCGCCGCGGGCGCTACGTCGAGTTCAATCTGGTCTGGGACCGGGGTACCCTGTTCGGGCTGCAGAGCGGTGGGCGCACCGAATCGATCCTGATGTCGATGCCGCCGATCGCGCGCTGGGAGTATCAGTGGACCCCGGAGCCGGGCAGTCCGGAAGCGCGCCTGCTCGCCTATCTCAAACCGCATGACTGGCTGAACGCCACCCAGGAGCCGCAACCCGCATGA